The proteins below come from a single Chryseobacterium bernardetii genomic window:
- a CDS encoding Crp/Fnr family transcriptional regulator, whose amino-acid sequence MVHNFFRNFKLFSENEIEEFVKLFEIRKVCKNAYFIQEGEKCREVAFIQSGIFRSFYLSDEGKDMTYCFRFPNTMMAAYSSFISGCLSKESMQAITDAELLVLKKEKMDALVQDNLNWTKFLKIIAEQEYLELENRFFQLQRDSAAQRYKTLLKNYPDYIQKIPLQYLASYLGITQRHLSRIRKEISF is encoded by the coding sequence ATGGTACATAATTTTTTCCGGAATTTTAAACTGTTTTCAGAAAACGAAATCGAAGAGTTTGTAAAGCTTTTTGAAATCAGGAAAGTCTGTAAGAATGCGTATTTCATACAGGAAGGTGAGAAATGCAGGGAGGTGGCATTCATCCAGTCCGGAATTTTCCGTTCCTTCTATCTTTCTGATGAAGGAAAAGATATGACCTATTGTTTCAGGTTCCCCAATACCATGATGGCTGCCTATTCATCATTTATTTCCGGATGTCTCAGTAAAGAAAGCATGCAGGCAATTACTGATGCAGAACTTCTGGTCCTGAAGAAGGAAAAAATGGACGCTCTCGTCCAGGATAATCTTAACTGGACAAAATTTTTAAAGATCATTGCTGAACAGGAATATCTTGAACTGGAAAACAGGTTTTTTCAGCTTCAGAGGGATAGTGCTGCGCAACGTTATAAGACACTTCTTAAAAACTATCCGGATTATATTCAGAAAATTCCTTTGCAATATCTGGCTTCTTACCTTGGCATTACCCAACGGCATTTGAGTCGCATTAGAAAAGAGATTTCTTTTTAG
- a CDS encoding aminopeptidase P family protein codes for MTSKEKVAALREEMQKNNVDAFIVYSADPHMSEYLPEEWQERAWLSGFLGSAGFVVVTKDKAGLWTDGRYFTQAAIELDGSGIDLFKDGIEGTPNYIDWIISEIPAGGKVAVNALAASNANWELLSQKLNSKNITLADIPLLKEVWKERGTPSAHPIFVQPVERAGKSVTDKLSAIRQKMEEQEATVHIISSLDDVAWTLNLRGSDVQSNPVFLAYIVITKNDAVLFTGLEKLEVEARKQMDDSFVKMMPYEEFYNYLKTFRNEKVLVSPNSNQQIFETLKADNQFIKAPVPGNLMKAQKNETELEGFRTVMVRDGVAMVKFLYWLTHNAGKEAMNEYSIGEKLRGFRAEGENFVGESFGSIVGYKDNGAIMHYSAKKEGSKEVTNEDTILVDSGGQYLEGTTDITRTFALGTPSEEFKRNSTLVLQGLIRLSMVKFPKGTKGVQLDAIARLPLWMEAKDFNHGTGHGVGSFMNVHEGPQNIRKDLNPQELLPGMVLSNEPGYYLEGHYGIRHENLIAVKEAEKTIHGTFYEFETLTFCPFFKDTVVKEILSESEIAWLNDYHKTCEEKLAPHLEGEVKEWFLQLVSPL; via the coding sequence ATGACTTCAAAGGAAAAAGTTGCTGCGCTTCGTGAAGAAATGCAGAAAAATAATGTTGATGCATTTATCGTATATTCTGCAGATCCCCACATGAGTGAGTACCTTCCTGAAGAATGGCAGGAAAGAGCATGGCTGTCAGGATTCCTAGGTTCTGCCGGTTTTGTGGTAGTTACTAAAGATAAAGCTGGTCTTTGGACAGACGGAAGATATTTTACACAGGCAGCTATTGAACTGGACGGTTCAGGAATCGACCTTTTCAAAGACGGCATAGAAGGAACTCCCAATTATATTGATTGGATCATTTCTGAAATTCCGGCCGGAGGTAAAGTGGCCGTAAATGCTCTGGCCGCTTCCAATGCCAACTGGGAACTGCTTTCTCAAAAATTGAATTCAAAAAATATTACCCTTGCTGATATTCCTCTTTTAAAGGAAGTTTGGAAAGAAAGAGGAACACCTTCTGCTCATCCTATCTTCGTACAGCCCGTAGAAAGAGCCGGAAAATCTGTAACAGATAAACTTTCTGCCATCCGTCAGAAAATGGAAGAGCAGGAAGCCACTGTTCATATTATTTCAAGTCTTGATGATGTGGCATGGACATTAAACCTGAGAGGAAGCGATGTACAGAGCAATCCTGTATTTTTAGCATATATTGTCATCACCAAAAATGATGCAGTGCTATTCACAGGGCTGGAAAAACTTGAAGTGGAAGCAAGAAAACAGATGGATGATTCTTTCGTAAAAATGATGCCTTACGAAGAATTTTACAATTACCTGAAAACATTCAGAAATGAAAAAGTATTGGTTTCTCCCAACAGTAACCAGCAGATTTTTGAAACATTAAAGGCAGATAATCAATTTATCAAAGCTCCGGTACCTGGAAACCTGATGAAAGCACAGAAAAATGAAACAGAGCTTGAAGGTTTCAGAACCGTAATGGTAAGAGATGGGGTGGCTATGGTAAAATTCCTTTACTGGCTTACTCATAACGCAGGAAAAGAAGCGATGAATGAATATTCCATCGGTGAAAAACTGAGAGGTTTCCGTGCGGAAGGAGAGAACTTTGTAGGAGAAAGCTTCGGTTCTATTGTTGGATATAAAGACAATGGCGCCATCATGCATTATTCTGCCAAGAAAGAAGGAAGTAAGGAGGTTACGAATGAAGATACCATCCTGGTAGATTCAGGAGGTCAGTATCTTGAAGGAACTACTGATATTACAAGAACTTTTGCACTGGGAACTCCTTCAGAAGAGTTTAAAAGAAATTCTACCTTGGTATTACAGGGATTAATCCGCTTATCTATGGTGAAATTCCCTAAAGGGACAAAAGGAGTACAGCTTGATGCTATTGCAAGGCTTCCGCTATGGATGGAAGCTAAAGACTTCAACCACGGGACAGGACATGGAGTAGGTAGCTTCATGAACGTTCATGAAGGTCCGCAAAACATCAGAAAAGATTTAAATCCCCAGGAGCTACTTCCGGGAATGGTGTTATCCAACGAACCGGGATATTATCTTGAAGGGCATTACGGAATCCGTCATGAAAACCTTATTGCCGTAAAAGAAGCAGAGAAAACAATTCACGGAACCTTCTATGAATTTGAAACATTAACATTCTGTCCTTTCTTTAAAGATACTGTGGTAAAAGAAATTCTTTCAGAAAGTGAAATTGCATGGCTGAATGATTACCACAAAACATGTGAAGAAAAGCTGGCTCCTCATTTGGAAGGAGAAGTAAAAGAATGGTTCTTACAATTGGTAAGTCCCCTTTAA
- a CDS encoding DUF6526 family protein, with amino-acid sequence MKQQNYNNHRKFYPPHHFVYLPLLIILEILGVYKIWDDPGNQLVWILFSIVIFLLFYLALMTRQHYALGLQNRMVILEFKQRYFEIFNRRSDETVEKLRFDQIAALRFTYDDEFKELLYRALHENISGDEIKRSIKNWKADKLRI; translated from the coding sequence ATGAAACAGCAGAACTATAATAACCACAGAAAATTTTATCCGCCACATCATTTTGTTTATCTCCCTTTATTAATTATACTGGAGATTTTGGGAGTCTATAAAATCTGGGATGATCCCGGTAATCAGCTGGTTTGGATCTTATTTTCAATTGTAATTTTTCTGCTTTTTTATCTGGCATTGATGACCAGACAGCATTATGCATTAGGGCTTCAGAACCGTATGGTGATTCTTGAATTTAAACAACGGTATTTTGAGATTTTTAACAGAAGATCTGATGAAACAGTTGAAAAATTAAGGTTTGACCAGATTGCAGCCCTGAGGTTTACGTATGACGATGAATTTAAGGAGCTTTTGTACAGGGCACTTCATGAGAATATTTCAGGGGATGAGATTAAAAGATCCATCAAAAACTGGAAGGCCGACAAACTCCGAATTTAA
- a CDS encoding NAD(P)H-dependent oxidoreductase produces the protein MKKIAIINGHPNKESFNSGVAEAYKNGAIEAGAEIKEIRIADLNFNPNLQFGYQKRMNLEPDLLNAWETIQWADHLVWIHPVWWGGLPALMKGFIDRLFLPGLAYKYRENSLWWDKLLKGKTAHIITTIDQPGWYYRLVYGRPSVNQLKKSILEFCGIKPVKVTYLGIVRTSTEEQRKIWLKKVRVLGQKLK, from the coding sequence ATGAAAAAAATAGCTATTATCAATGGGCACCCGAATAAAGAATCCTTCAATTCCGGTGTTGCTGAAGCTTATAAAAATGGAGCTATAGAAGCAGGAGCAGAAATCAAAGAAATTAGGATTGCAGATTTAAACTTTAACCCCAATTTACAGTTTGGATACCAAAAACGAATGAATCTGGAGCCGGATCTATTAAATGCCTGGGAAACTATACAGTGGGCAGATCACCTGGTATGGATTCATCCGGTATGGTGGGGAGGTTTGCCTGCTTTGATGAAAGGTTTTATAGACCGGCTTTTTCTCCCTGGGTTAGCTTATAAATACAGAGAGAACTCTTTGTGGTGGGATAAACTTTTAAAAGGAAAAACAGCTCATATTATCACTACAATCGACCAACCGGGCTGGTACTATCGTCTTGTGTATGGAAGACCAAGCGTCAATCAGCTAAAAAAATCAATACTTGAGTTTTGCGGGATAAAGCCGGTAAAGGTTACATACCTCGGAATTGTGCGAACTTCTACTGAGGAGCAGCGGAAAATATGGCTGAAGAAAGTAAGAGTATTGGGACAAAAACTAAAATAA
- a CDS encoding helix-turn-helix domain-containing protein, with protein sequence MKHTIPTYDLSDISRHRFHIKRMDQHTYYAENILLDKGIHRDSHYIFTFMESGHVKMMVDFNIIEAENSTIFCVLPGQVHQGFLMDNVNGWFVAVKSDMVPDAVRSVFEEFLEGIRPLKVETAWVEKFNNTAAILHSFYTEEMLASKEGFSMIQSLLHTFIGMFAFIYSKENNSQAASENRSLQLTREFKIMVRQNYKTLKSPSEYAEKLNISRGYLTEAVREVTGKPAQHWIHQEILIEAKRLLAFTHLTIKQIAYELGYDDHTYFSRLFSKLEDESPSEFRNSNRS encoded by the coding sequence ATGAAGCATACCATTCCTACCTACGATCTAAGTGACATTTCCAGGCATCGCTTCCATATAAAAAGAATGGATCAGCATACGTATTATGCGGAAAATATCCTTTTGGATAAAGGAATACATCGGGACAGCCATTATATATTTACTTTCATGGAAAGCGGACATGTAAAAATGATGGTAGACTTCAACATCATTGAAGCTGAAAATTCTACTATCTTCTGTGTATTACCCGGACAGGTACACCAGGGATTTTTAATGGATAACGTGAACGGATGGTTTGTAGCTGTAAAATCTGATATGGTTCCGGATGCTGTACGTTCTGTTTTTGAAGAGTTTCTGGAAGGAATACGTCCTTTGAAAGTGGAGACAGCATGGGTAGAAAAATTCAATAACACGGCCGCTATACTCCATTCCTTTTATACGGAAGAGATGCTGGCTTCCAAAGAAGGTTTCTCAATGATCCAGTCTCTGCTTCATACTTTTATAGGGATGTTTGCCTTTATTTACTCAAAAGAAAACAATTCTCAGGCCGCCTCTGAAAATCGTTCATTACAACTTACACGGGAGTTTAAAATTATGGTAAGGCAAAACTATAAAACCCTGAAAAGTCCATCCGAATATGCTGAAAAGCTAAATATCTCCAGAGGGTATCTCACAGAAGCCGTCCGTGAGGTGACCGGTAAACCTGCCCAACACTGGATTCATCAGGAAATTCTGATTGAAGCCAAGCGGTTATTGGCGTTTACCCATCTTACCATAAAACAAATTGCTTATGAGCTGGGATATGATGACCACACGTATTTCAGCCGCTTATTTTCAAAACTGGAAGATGAATCCCCTTCTGAATTCAGGAATTCAAACAGGAGCTGA
- a CDS encoding siderophore-interacting protein, with protein MPSLPKWINDTVENVWSSKFKDCKIIHIESVSGNLRLIRFETDLQDIQYEPGYAIGIRINDRDFRNYSPFNFNREAGTFEVLFHIHNDSAVGSCFAAHLSVGDSIKILIPRGKRFFEPNAKIHFSIGDETSLGSSLSIKEAVEEAGSSFICLHELEEPQALESLNLYGYHSPKNSTMRIIEALTDFLREEKQTIYNDDAVFYLTGNGNRMSLIRKYLKAKGVSSKCIRSQAYWIEGKKGL; from the coding sequence ATGCCAAGTTTACCAAAATGGATCAACGATACAGTAGAAAATGTATGGTCCTCAAAATTCAAAGATTGTAAAATTATTCATATAGAAAGTGTTTCGGGAAACCTTCGTCTTATACGTTTTGAAACTGATTTACAAGACATTCAGTATGAACCTGGTTATGCCATTGGGATAAGGATCAACGACAGGGATTTCCGTAATTATTCCCCTTTCAATTTTAACAGGGAAGCAGGAACTTTTGAAGTTTTATTTCATATCCACAATGATTCTGCTGTGGGAAGTTGTTTTGCAGCCCATTTATCTGTTGGGGATTCTATAAAAATATTGATTCCCAGAGGAAAGCGATTTTTTGAGCCGAATGCAAAAATTCATTTCTCCATAGGGGATGAAACCTCACTGGGCAGCTCTCTTTCCATTAAAGAAGCTGTGGAAGAAGCCGGTTCTTCATTTATCTGTCTTCATGAGCTGGAAGAGCCCCAGGCTCTTGAAAGTCTCAATTTATATGGTTATCACAGTCCCAAAAACAGTACAATGAGAATCATAGAAGCCTTGACTGACTTTCTGAGAGAGGAAAAACAAACCATTTACAATGATGATGCTGTTTTTTACCTTACAGGAAACGGAAACCGGATGTCACTGATTAGAAAATATCTTAAGGCTAAAGGAGTTTCTTCAAAATGCATCAGATCGCAGGCCTATTGGATTGAAGGGAAAAAAGGACTTTAA
- a CDS encoding saccharopine dehydrogenase family protein, which produces MENNILIIGGNGLVGKTIARILQTRNPHLNVFIGGRKEGVTDRNLKIDVTDPKTFQVITDNKISLIILSVNDKSDHVLRYAIANKIDYLDITKPTPDLIKAYDIARKTEISSRIVFSSGWMGGIVPGLVHVLSKDTDGIQAVKLFVYYSVKDLAGESSAHFMAENVAVPFYDYKDDQPNSIRHFLDTEIFDFSFGIGKRNAYNFDVPDLYILNRIERISNVSVKMTYNSKFITWLLGSFQYLRIFNILSLKERKMIFGSSGNGDQAVFEVVIKAKDGEKKLSLQSTKGQAELTALSAVIHTEELLRNPHENNIYFSHQLHEPLSLLAQINAYESINTHITS; this is translated from the coding sequence ATGGAGAACAATATTCTGATTATAGGAGGAAATGGATTGGTGGGAAAAACAATTGCCCGTATTTTACAGACAAGAAATCCTCATCTCAATGTTTTTATTGGCGGGCGCAAAGAGGGTGTTACGGATAGAAACCTGAAGATTGACGTTACTGATCCCAAGACTTTTCAGGTTATTACGGATAACAAAATCAGTCTTATCATTCTTTCTGTGAATGACAAGTCTGACCATGTGCTCAGATATGCCATTGCCAATAAGATTGATTATCTGGACATCACAAAACCAACTCCTGATCTGATAAAAGCCTATGATATTGCCAGAAAAACAGAGATCAGCAGCCGAATTGTTTTCAGTTCCGGATGGATGGGTGGGATAGTCCCAGGATTGGTTCATGTCCTTTCAAAAGATACTGATGGCATTCAGGCTGTAAAACTTTTTGTATATTATTCTGTTAAAGATTTGGCTGGAGAGAGCTCAGCTCATTTTATGGCGGAAAATGTAGCAGTTCCCTTTTATGATTACAAAGATGATCAACCTAATTCCATCAGGCATTTTTTAGATACTGAAATTTTTGATTTTTCTTTTGGAATAGGAAAAAGGAATGCCTACAATTTTGATGTTCCTGATCTGTACATCCTGAACAGGATTGAAAGAATTTCCAATGTGAGTGTAAAAATGACTTATAATTCTAAATTTATTACCTGGCTGTTAGGGAGTTTTCAATATCTCAGGATTTTTAATATTCTGTCTTTAAAAGAAAGAAAAATGATCTTCGGATCAAGCGGAAATGGAGATCAGGCGGTTTTTGAAGTTGTAATAAAGGCTAAAGATGGTGAGAAAAAACTGAGCCTGCAGAGTACAAAAGGCCAGGCAGAATTAACAGCTTTATCAGCAGTTATACATACAGAAGAGTTATTGAGGAATCCTCACGAAAACAATATTTATTTCAGTCATCAACTGCATGAACCTTTATCATTACTGGCTCAGATTAATGCCTATGAGTCTATTAATACCCATATAACATCATGA